In Erythrobacter sp. F6033, a single genomic region encodes these proteins:
- a CDS encoding biotin--[acetyl-CoA-carboxylase] ligase, translating into MIETVEQTGSTNADLIDRLSAGDAIEEGYWLRAERQTGGRGRLGRKWESPSGNLFCSTVIDVRDGDPPTHSLSFVVGLAAFDMLERSLLPKTPIMLKWPNDVLVSGAKIAGILLERAADKVVAGIGVNVCHAPDLPDRETTSIVYENGKHGGSAELVLSFLADALKQRISNWREYGLHATLDAWTAAAHPIGTELTVKPGPDEQIHGAFAGLDEQGAMLLRLANGAMRTIHAGDVSMIAEG; encoded by the coding sequence TTGATAGAAACTGTAGAACAGACCGGTTCCACCAATGCCGATTTGATTGATCGCCTCTCAGCCGGAGATGCGATTGAAGAGGGGTATTGGCTGCGTGCCGAACGCCAGACAGGCGGACGAGGGCGGCTCGGTCGCAAGTGGGAAAGCCCGAGCGGCAATCTGTTCTGCAGCACTGTAATCGATGTGCGCGATGGTGATCCGCCCACGCATTCACTATCGTTCGTTGTGGGGCTCGCGGCTTTTGATATGCTTGAGCGCAGCTTGTTGCCAAAAACACCGATTATGCTGAAGTGGCCTAACGATGTACTCGTCAGCGGTGCCAAAATTGCAGGAATTTTGCTGGAACGCGCTGCGGATAAAGTCGTCGCCGGCATCGGTGTAAATGTCTGCCATGCGCCTGACCTTCCAGACCGAGAAACGACCTCGATTGTCTATGAGAATGGCAAACACGGAGGCAGTGCGGAGCTTGTTCTTTCATTCCTAGCCGATGCTTTGAAACAACGGATTAGCAATTGGCGCGAATACGGGCTCCATGCGACGCTTGATGCGTGGACTGCAGCAGCACACCCCATCGGAACGGAGTTGACCGTCAAACCCGGGCCAGACGAACAAATTCATGGGGCTTTTGCCGGCCTTGATGAACAAGGTGCAATGTTACTTCGCTTGGCGAATGGTGCGATGCGCACTATCCACGCCGGTGACGTTTCGATGATTGCGGAAGGATAA
- a CDS encoding ribonuclease J encodes MKKNFTPENELLFLALGGSGEIGMNVNLYGCDGKWLMVDLGMTFSGNEYPGVDLVFADLDFIEERTKDLLGIVLTHAHEDHIGAVPYFAGELGVPLYATPFTADLVARKLEEAGLLGQVELNIIEDDHGEIDIGPFTVTYLPLAHSIAEGNALLIDTPYGKVFHTGDWKLDEEPIIGEPTTEEELRSIGDEGVHALVCDSTNVFNPNPSGSEGAVHRGLMEEVAKHSGKRVLVTTFASNVARLQTLGEVARETGRQLCVAGRSLDRIIEVSQDNGYLENFPSTVDFRTAMSLPRGEVMIVATGGQGEPRAALSRIADDNHQIELTSGDVVLFSSRQIPGNEIAIGKIQNMLASKGVTMVTDRQSMIHVSGHPGRPELEALYEWLRPEILVPVHGEVRHMREQAKVGKESGIPHNVVQSNGDIVRLAPGDPGRIAQVRHGRLVLDGDIIAPADGEAITMRRRISGEGVMVVVLLRGERPAIEAVGLPLDEDMPEFIEETQEDILKAIGKLKGRDAQDPAAVHEAARLAARRAARRWAGKSPQVRVIMPGLVREGAK; translated from the coding sequence GTGAAAAAGAACTTTACCCCTGAAAACGAACTGCTTTTTCTTGCGCTTGGTGGCTCGGGAGAGATTGGCATGAACGTCAATCTCTATGGCTGCGATGGCAAGTGGCTGATGGTCGATCTCGGCATGACGTTTTCGGGCAACGAGTATCCCGGCGTTGATCTGGTTTTCGCCGATCTGGACTTTATCGAAGAACGGACCAAGGACTTGCTCGGCATTGTTCTGACACACGCTCATGAAGATCATATTGGCGCTGTCCCGTACTTCGCCGGCGAGCTTGGCGTTCCGCTTTATGCGACGCCGTTCACCGCTGATTTGGTCGCGCGTAAGCTTGAAGAGGCGGGTCTCCTTGGCCAAGTCGAACTCAACATTATCGAGGACGATCATGGCGAGATCGATATCGGGCCTTTCACGGTCACATATCTGCCGCTCGCGCACTCTATTGCAGAGGGCAACGCCCTCTTGATCGACACGCCCTATGGCAAGGTGTTCCACACTGGCGATTGGAAACTCGACGAAGAACCTATCATCGGTGAACCGACCACAGAAGAAGAACTGCGATCAATCGGCGACGAAGGTGTGCATGCGTTGGTTTGCGATAGCACCAATGTCTTCAATCCAAATCCTTCGGGCTCGGAAGGCGCAGTTCATCGCGGTTTGATGGAAGAGGTCGCGAAGCATTCTGGAAAGCGTGTGCTTGTGACGACCTTTGCCAGCAATGTTGCAAGGCTCCAGACGCTGGGCGAAGTTGCGCGTGAAACGGGGCGGCAGCTTTGCGTAGCGGGTCGTTCACTCGACCGGATTATCGAGGTCTCGCAAGACAATGGTTATCTCGAGAACTTCCCGTCGACAGTTGATTTCCGCACTGCGATGAGCCTGCCACGTGGCGAAGTCATGATTGTCGCAACGGGCGGTCAGGGTGAGCCGCGTGCAGCGCTTTCCCGCATCGCCGATGACAATCATCAGATCGAGCTGACGAGCGGTGATGTTGTGCTCTTCTCCTCTCGACAGATTCCGGGCAACGAGATCGCAATTGGCAAGATACAGAACATGCTTGCCTCTAAAGGCGTGACGATGGTGACGGACCGTCAAAGCATGATCCATGTTTCAGGCCACCCTGGCAGGCCTGAATTGGAAGCTCTCTATGAATGGCTTCGTCCTGAAATCCTTGTGCCAGTGCATGGCGAAGTGCGGCACATGCGGGAGCAGGCGAAGGTCGGCAAAGAGTCAGGTATTCCGCACAATGTAGTCCAATCGAATGGGGATATTGTTAGGCTGGCTCCAGGTGACCCGGGCCGAATAGCGCAAGTGCGTCACGGGAGGCTGGTGCTTGATGGTGATATTATCGCGCCCGCTGATGGTGAGGCGATTACGATGCGCCGTAGGATCTCTGGCGAAGGTGTGATGGTCGTCGTTCTTCTGCGTGGAGAGCGTCCTGCGATTGAAGCCGTTGGCCTTCCTCTGGATGAAGATATGCCTGAATTCATCGAAGAAACTCAGGAAGATATTCTGAAAGCGATCGGGAAGTTGAAGGGACGCGATGCCCAAGACCCCGCAGCCGTTCATGAAGCCGCCCGTTTGGCTGCTCGCCGCGCTGCGCGCCGCTGGGCGGGCAAAAGCCCTCAGGTTCGAGTGATAATGCCCGGTCTCGTACGAGAAGGTGCGAAGTAA
- a CDS encoding DUF1467 family protein produces the protein MEWTSILAVYFLIWVMTAFIMLPFGVKTADETGEVKIPGQAESAPVNFRPRKLIIRATIIAIVLTTIYVLNFNYGWIGIEVFDILPKQPGAEPT, from the coding sequence ATGGAGTGGACATCCATCCTTGCTGTCTATTTTCTGATTTGGGTAATGACGGCTTTCATCATGCTGCCGTTCGGAGTGAAGACCGCAGATGAAACCGGCGAAGTCAAAATCCCCGGGCAGGCCGAGAGCGCACCGGTGAACTTTCGTCCGCGAAAACTGATCATTCGCGCGACGATTATCGCAATTGTCCTGACTACGATTTATGTTCTAAATTTCAACTATGGTTGGATCGGCATCGAGGTATTCGACATCTTGCCGAAACAACCGGGTGCGGAGCCTACCTAG
- a CDS encoding type III pantothenate kinase: MLLAADVGNTNVVFALFEPDGKGGMSTRARWRIATDPRRTGDEYAVWLLQLLEIEGVSRDKIEQIVYASVVPRADHNLSVLAQKYFGITPLKAGEGKAAWQFEIDVDQPSSLGADRALNILAAHHKFGGDLIVIDFGTATKFEAIDFNGTYKGGSIAPGINLSLDALVGKTAKLPRIAIRAPESKSVIGRNTEDQMLIGVFWGYVAMMEGIVERMRSEIGRPAKVVATGGLAILFDDATDIFDHVDADLTIEGLAILAQQAAAAD; the protein is encoded by the coding sequence ATGCTGCTTGCTGCTGATGTCGGCAACACCAATGTTGTTTTTGCTCTGTTCGAACCTGACGGGAAGGGCGGCATGTCCACTCGTGCACGCTGGCGCATAGCGACTGATCCGCGTCGCACAGGCGACGAATACGCTGTTTGGCTTCTGCAACTGCTGGAGATCGAAGGTGTCTCTCGCGATAAAATCGAACAGATTGTCTATGCTTCGGTTGTTCCGCGAGCTGATCACAACCTTAGTGTGCTCGCGCAAAAGTACTTTGGCATCACGCCCCTTAAGGCGGGAGAAGGCAAGGCAGCGTGGCAGTTTGAAATCGACGTGGATCAGCCAAGTTCGTTGGGTGCGGATCGCGCGCTCAATATCCTTGCCGCACATCACAAATTCGGCGGCGATTTGATTGTTATCGACTTTGGCACAGCAACCAAGTTTGAGGCGATTGATTTCAACGGGACTTACAAAGGTGGCTCGATCGCGCCGGGAATCAACCTGTCGCTCGACGCATTGGTGGGCAAGACGGCAAAATTGCCGCGCATCGCAATTCGTGCTCCTGAAAGCAAAAGCGTGATAGGTCGCAACACCGAAGATCAAATGCTGATCGGCGTGTTCTGGGGCTATGTCGCCATGATGGAAGGCATTGTGGAGCGTATGCGTTCAGAAATAGGACGACCTGCGAAAGTGGTCGCCACAGGTGGTCTTGCGATCCTGTTTGATGATGCCACCGACATTTTTGACCACGTGGACGCAGATTTGACGATTGAAGGCCTGGCTATCCTTGCTCAGCAAGCCGCTGCCGCAGACTGA
- a CDS encoding NADH-quinone oxidoreductase subunit M: MDGFPILTTMMLVPLAGALLCLFSNGAAARGIALAATLATFALGVLLWMNFEIGGPQWQFTERAELFEGFSYALGIDGIALMLIMLSVFLMPICILASWTSITKRVGEYMAAFLFMEVLMIGVFAAQDLFLFYIFFEAGLIPMYLIIGVWGGDNRIYASYKFFLYTLFGSVLMLIAMFWMVGTAGTSDIPTLMQYNFDGDAQFWLFLAFFASFAVKMPMWPVHTWLPDAHVQAPTAGSVILAGVLLKLGGYGFIRFSLPMFPEASGELAWLIFALSMIAVVYTSLVALVQHDMKKLIAYSSVAHMALVTASLFAFNVQGLEGAMMIMLGHGLVSGALFLCVGVIYDRLHTREIDRYGGLSINMPYYATFFLLFTMASIGLPGTSNFVGEFLALAGIYQTSTWVAFVCTTGIILGAGYMLYLYRRVAFGAQTNEDAAAMPDMDAREWTMMASIAAVVMWMGVYPESFLAPMRADIAALDARIASAAPADDSQLADGPAREAAANAISFEAHEGGDH, translated from the coding sequence ATGGACGGCTTTCCGATCCTCACCACGATGATGCTGGTTCCGTTGGCGGGTGCTCTGCTGTGTCTGTTTTCTAACGGAGCGGCTGCACGCGGCATCGCACTGGCGGCAACGCTGGCGACATTCGCGCTGGGCGTACTGCTCTGGATGAATTTCGAGATTGGCGGGCCGCAATGGCAGTTCACCGAGAGGGCCGAGCTGTTCGAAGGGTTCTCCTACGCTCTTGGCATTGATGGCATCGCGCTGATGCTGATCATGCTCAGCGTCTTCCTGATGCCGATTTGTATCCTTGCTAGCTGGACTTCGATCACGAAGCGTGTCGGCGAATACATGGCGGCTTTCCTGTTTATGGAAGTGCTGATGATCGGCGTGTTCGCGGCGCAGGATCTGTTCCTGTTCTACATCTTCTTCGAAGCAGGCCTGATCCCGATGTATCTGATCATCGGTGTGTGGGGCGGCGATAACCGCATCTATGCGAGTTACAAATTCTTCCTCTACACGCTGTTCGGCTCGGTTCTGATGCTGATCGCGATGTTCTGGATGGTCGGAACTGCGGGCACTTCGGATATTCCGACGCTGATGCAATACAATTTCGACGGTGATGCACAGTTCTGGTTATTCCTCGCCTTCTTCGCGAGTTTTGCCGTGAAGATGCCGATGTGGCCTGTGCACACTTGGTTGCCGGATGCGCACGTTCAGGCACCAACAGCGGGCTCTGTTATTCTTGCAGGCGTTCTGCTGAAATTGGGCGGCTACGGCTTTATCCGGTTCAGCCTGCCTATGTTCCCGGAGGCTTCTGGCGAACTCGCTTGGCTGATCTTCGCATTGTCGATGATTGCGGTGGTGTACACCTCTCTCGTCGCGCTGGTTCAGCACGATATGAAGAAGTTGATCGCTTATTCGTCGGTCGCTCACATGGCGCTCGTCACGGCGAGCTTGTTCGCGTTCAACGTGCAGGGCCTTGAGGGCGCAATGATGATCATGCTGGGCCACGGCCTTGTATCCGGCGCGCTTTTCCTGTGCGTTGGCGTGATCTACGATCGTCTGCACACCCGCGAGATTGATCGTTACGGCGGGCTCAGCATCAATATGCCGTACTACGCAACATTCTTCCTGTTGTTCACCATGGCGAGCATCGGTTTGCCGGGGACCAGCAACTTTGTAGGCGAATTCCTCGCGCTCGCGGGGATCTATCAGACATCGACCTGGGTCGCTTTTGTCTGCACCACGGGCATCATTCTGGGCGCTGGTTACATGCTTTATCTTTATCGCCGCGTGGCCTTCGGTGCGCAGACCAATGAAGATGCAGCGGCCATGCCCGATATGGACGCACGTGAGTGGACTATGATGGCATCCATCGCTGCTGTGGTGATGTGGATGGGCGTCTATCCCGAAAGCTTCCTTGCGCCGATGCGCGCGGACATTGCTGCGCTTGACGCGCGGATCGCTTCGGCTGCGCCTGCGGATGATAGCCAGCTGGCGGACGGGCCCGCCCGCGAAGCCGCTGCAAACGCTATTTCATTCGAAGCGCATGAAGGGGGAGACCACTGA
- the nuoN gene encoding NADH-quinone oxidoreductase subunit NuoN, with product MDFAASFALIVPELILAGAGLALLMVAAWGGDKSARFIAIAAATAFFGAGLMLVPGLHFGTDGPEVIAFGGLMRVDTFALFAKALIYLSAIACLMVAPAFFSGPAAGSERGMRAEFPVLILFAALGMSIMVSASDFMTLYLGLELNSLASYVLAAILRRDGRSAEAGLKYFVLGALASGILLYGMSLLYGFTGGTDFATVRAGLTGELATGALFGLIFVLAGLAFKIAAVPFHMWTPDVYEGAPTPVTMFFATAPKVAAVALTARVVVEVFGAQVLAWQQIIMFTALASIVFGALGAIGQENLKRLLAYSSINNVGFILLGLAVADQAGISAMLVYLFIYVAMSIGAFTALLMLRNEEGGLFETFADIRGLSVTKPAIAWCLLFTMFSLAGIPPLLGFYGKFVIFQATVDAGLIAFGAIAIAASVIGAFYYIKFVKVMFFDEPADVVKGSSGNAHWVLLFLTAAIMSPLGYLLTPSISDLADKAASALYLAV from the coding sequence ATGGACTTCGCAGCTTCCTTTGCGCTCATCGTTCCGGAACTCATCCTTGCCGGGGCGGGGCTCGCCTTGCTGATGGTGGCCGCTTGGGGCGGTGACAAATCGGCGCGGTTCATCGCCATCGCCGCCGCGACAGCATTCTTCGGGGCGGGCCTGATGCTTGTACCCGGCCTCCATTTCGGAACTGACGGTCCGGAAGTCATAGCCTTTGGTGGGCTGATGCGGGTCGACACTTTTGCCCTGTTTGCGAAAGCACTGATCTATCTGTCAGCGATTGCCTGTTTGATGGTTGCGCCTGCATTCTTCAGTGGCCCTGCCGCGGGATCAGAGCGCGGGATGCGGGCCGAATTTCCAGTCCTGATCCTGTTTGCTGCTCTCGGAATGAGCATCATGGTTTCGGCCAGCGACTTTATGACGCTGTATCTCGGCCTCGAACTCAACAGCCTCGCATCCTACGTGCTCGCAGCCATCCTGCGCCGTGACGGGCGTTCTGCTGAGGCTGGCCTGAAGTACTTTGTCCTCGGTGCGCTTGCCTCGGGCATCCTGCTTTACGGTATGAGCCTGCTTTACGGCTTCACCGGAGGAACCGACTTTGCGACTGTTCGCGCTGGGCTAACCGGAGAGCTCGCAACGGGAGCTCTGTTCGGTCTGATTTTCGTACTCGCCGGACTTGCCTTCAAGATCGCGGCTGTGCCGTTCCATATGTGGACGCCAGACGTTTACGAAGGCGCGCCGACCCCGGTTACGATGTTCTTCGCCACCGCGCCAAAGGTCGCTGCAGTAGCGCTCACTGCGCGGGTTGTGGTCGAAGTGTTTGGCGCTCAGGTCCTCGCGTGGCAGCAGATCATCATGTTTACCGCGCTAGCCTCGATTGTGTTCGGTGCTCTCGGTGCGATTGGTCAGGAAAACCTTAAACGGCTGCTCGCCTATTCCTCGATCAATAATGTCGGCTTTATCCTGCTCGGCCTTGCTGTGGCAGATCAAGCCGGGATCAGCGCGATGCTGGTCTATCTCTTCATCTATGTCGCGATGAGTATAGGAGCCTTTACGGCGCTGTTGATGCTTCGCAACGAAGAAGGCGGTCTGTTTGAAACCTTTGCGGATATACGCGGCCTGTCGGTTACCAAGCCCGCAATTGCTTGGTGTCTGTTGTTCACGATGTTCAGCCTCGCCGGTATTCCTCCGCTTCTAGGGTTCTACGGTAAGTTCGTGATCTTTCAGGCGACAGTGGATGCTGGCCTGATCGCATTCGGTGCTATTGCAATTGCTGCCAGCGTAATCGGTGCGTTCTACTACATTAAGTTCGTCAAGGTGATGTTCTTCGATGAACCTGCCGATGTGGTGAAAGGCAGCAGCGGAAATGCGCATTGGGTGCTGCTGTTCCTGACTGCCGCGATTATGTCGCCTCTTGGCTATTTGCTCACGCCGTCGATCAGCGATCTTGCAGATAAAGCGGCTTCGGCGCTGTATCTCGCGGTTTGA
- the nuoK gene encoding NADH-quinone oxidoreductase subunit NuoK — translation MIGIEHYLVVGAILFVLGVLGIFLNRKNVIVILMAIELILLAVNINLVAFSAAMNDLVGQVFAMLVLTVAAAEAAIGLAILVIYFRGRGTIAVDDVNRMKG, via the coding sequence ATTATCGGCATCGAGCATTACCTTGTCGTCGGCGCGATTCTGTTCGTGTTGGGCGTGCTAGGCATTTTTCTAAATCGGAAAAACGTGATCGTTATTCTGATGGCGATCGAGCTTATTCTGCTCGCAGTGAATATTAATCTGGTCGCTTTTAGTGCCGCCATGAACGACCTAGTGGGGCAAGTGTTCGCGATGCTCGTTTTGACTGTGGCCGCTGCCGAAGCTGCCATCGGTCTCGCAATCCTAGTCATCTATTTCCGAGGTCGCGGCACAATCGCGGTCGACGATGTGAACCGGATGAAGGGATAG
- the nuoL gene encoding NADH-quinone oxidoreductase subunit L, whose translation MQTQILLIVFLPLLASIVAGLVNKNAPSVFAKSITTGALFVSAGLSWPIFLAFLNGSATAEVVPVLKWVQSGSMSFDWALRVDTLTAIMLVVINSVSALVHLYSWGYMEEDPDQPRFFAYLSLFTFAMLMLVTADNLVQMFFGWEGVGLASYLLIGFWFKKPTAGAAAIKAFVVNRVGDLGFMLGIFGTFLVFQTTSITEILAAAPGMSGSTIGFLGMRLYTMDILCILLFVGAMGKSAQLFLHTWLPDAMEGPTPVSALIHAATMVTAGVFMLCRLSPMFETAPTALMIVTVIGAATCFFAATIGTTQWDIKRVIAYSTCSQLGYMFFAAGVGAYNVAMFHLFTHAFFKALLFLGAGSVIHAMHHEQDMRYYGGLRKSIPLTFYAMLAGTLAITGLGVYHLGVGFAGFWSKDAVLEVAFARGTEISVMSFWLGVIAALLTSFYSWRLMFLTFWGKPRWIESEHIQHSVHKTPEEAGEDTTGGYHPHESPIAMLIPLVLLTVGAIAAGQVFAPSFLDDATFWASSIFYNENLMHAMHAVPYWVKYSAFAVMVLGLVGAYIAYIAKPDLPAKFVAAVPWLHRFVYNKWYFDELYDRIFVKPAFWLGRQFWKLGDIGTIDRFGPNGIAWVVERSSGAAKAIQSGYLYTYALIMLLGLIAAITWVLL comes from the coding sequence GTGCAAACCCAAATTCTTCTCATCGTTTTCCTGCCGCTGCTCGCGTCTATCGTCGCAGGGCTGGTGAACAAGAACGCGCCGAGCGTCTTTGCGAAGTCGATCACGACAGGCGCGCTGTTCGTTTCTGCCGGGCTTAGCTGGCCGATCTTCCTCGCGTTCCTAAATGGCAGCGCGACCGCTGAAGTCGTACCCGTTCTTAAGTGGGTTCAGTCTGGCTCGATGAGCTTTGACTGGGCGCTGCGTGTCGACACGCTCACGGCGATCATGCTGGTCGTCATCAACAGCGTCTCCGCCCTCGTGCACCTCTATTCGTGGGGATATATGGAGGAAGACCCGGATCAGCCGCGCTTCTTCGCTTATCTCTCGCTGTTCACCTTCGCGATGCTGATGCTCGTGACCGCCGATAACCTCGTACAGATGTTCTTTGGCTGGGAAGGGGTGGGCCTCGCATCTTACCTGCTGATCGGTTTCTGGTTCAAGAAACCAACCGCCGGTGCCGCCGCGATCAAGGCTTTCGTGGTCAACCGCGTGGGCGATCTTGGTTTTATGCTGGGTATCTTCGGAACCTTCCTCGTGTTCCAGACCACGTCGATCACCGAAATCCTTGCCGCGGCTCCTGGCATGTCGGGCAGCACAATCGGCTTTCTCGGCATGCGCCTCTACACCATGGATATTCTGTGTATCCTGCTGTTCGTGGGCGCGATGGGTAAGTCGGCTCAGCTGTTCCTACATACGTGGCTGCCGGATGCGATGGAAGGGCCGACGCCTGTTTCCGCGCTGATCCACGCGGCGACCATGGTGACCGCAGGCGTGTTTATGCTCTGCCGTCTCTCTCCGATGTTTGAGACTGCTCCGACCGCTTTGATGATCGTCACGGTGATTGGTGCTGCGACGTGTTTCTTCGCCGCGACCATTGGCACGACGCAATGGGACATCAAGCGGGTGATCGCTTACTCAACCTGCTCGCAGCTTGGCTATATGTTCTTTGCCGCCGGTGTTGGGGCATACAACGTCGCCATGTTCCACCTGTTCACGCACGCATTCTTTAAGGCGCTGCTATTCCTTGGCGCAGGCTCTGTGATCCACGCGATGCACCACGAACAGGACATGCGGTATTACGGCGGTCTGCGTAAATCCATCCCGCTGACATTCTATGCGATGCTGGCAGGGACACTCGCGATAACGGGTCTGGGTGTATATCACCTCGGCGTCGGGTTCGCGGGCTTCTGGTCCAAGGATGCCGTGCTCGAAGTCGCCTTTGCACGCGGGACAGAGATTTCGGTCATGTCCTTCTGGCTCGGCGTGATCGCCGCGCTGCTCACCAGCTTTTACAGCTGGCGTCTGATGTTCCTCACCTTCTGGGGCAAGCCTCGCTGGATCGAGAGCGAGCATATCCAGCACTCGGTTCACAAAACACCGGAAGAAGCGGGCGAAGACACAACGGGTGGATATCATCCGCATGAAAGCCCGATTGCAATGCTGATCCCGCTTGTGCTCCTGACAGTAGGAGCCATCGCGGCGGGACAGGTTTTCGCGCCGAGTTTCCTCGACGACGCCACATTCTGGGCAAGCTCGATTTTCTATAACGAGAACCTGATGCACGCGATGCATGCCGTGCCGTACTGGGTGAAGTATTCGGCCTTTGCTGTGATGGTCCTCGGCCTTGTCGGGGCTTATATCGCCTACATCGCCAAGCCCGATCTTCCGGCGAAGTTCGTCGCGGCTGTGCCGTGGCTGCACCGCTTCGTGTACAACAAATGGTATTTCGACGAGCTCTATGATCGTATCTTCGTAAAGCCTGCTTTCTGGCTTGGTCGCCAGTTCTGGAAGCTGGGCGATATCGGCACGATTGACCGCTTCGGCCCCAACGGTATCGCATGGGTGGTCGAGCGTAGCTCGGGCGCCGCCAAAGCGATCCAGTCGGGCTATCTCTACACATATGCGCTGATCATGCTGCTTGGCCTGATCGCGGCAATTACCTGGGTTCTGCTGTAA